A genome region from Pseudomonas pergaminensis includes the following:
- a CDS encoding paraquat-inducible protein A, with protein sequence MSDPVDALEVSDLPLDDLVACHECDLLMRKPVLALGEKAQCPRCGYELYAHRHNVVERSLALVLAALLLYIPANFLPIMQLNLLGQSSEDTVWSGVVGLFDTGMQGVAAVVFLCSMGIPLLKLLCQLAVLLSIRWKVGRSYGLLLYRIYHHMKDWGMLEVYLMGVLVAIVKLADMASITVGLGLVCFVSLLMVQVLLEVVMSPHQIWQALSGEDDHAGD encoded by the coding sequence ATGTCCGATCCGGTTGATGCCCTTGAGGTATCGGATTTACCACTGGACGACCTGGTGGCATGCCATGAGTGCGACTTGCTGATGCGCAAACCAGTGCTCGCCCTTGGCGAAAAAGCCCAATGCCCCCGTTGCGGTTACGAGCTATATGCTCACCGTCACAATGTCGTTGAGCGAAGTCTCGCCTTGGTTCTGGCTGCACTGCTGTTGTACATCCCTGCGAACTTTCTACCCATCATGCAGCTCAATCTACTCGGGCAGTCTTCTGAAGACACCGTGTGGAGCGGCGTCGTCGGTCTGTTCGATACAGGCATGCAGGGCGTCGCTGCGGTTGTCTTCCTGTGCAGCATGGGTATCCCCTTGCTAAAGCTGCTTTGCCAATTGGCAGTGCTACTCAGCATCCGCTGGAAGGTCGGCCGCAGTTATGGACTGCTGCTGTACCGCATCTACCATCACATGAAAGATTGGGGGATGTTGGAGGTTTACTTGATGGGCGTGCTGGTGGCGATCGTGAAACTTGCCGACATGGCGTCCATCACTGTTGGCCTGGGTCTGGTCTGCTTCGTCAGCCTGCTAATGGTTCAAGTGTTACTTGAGGTGGTGATGTCGCCCCACCAGATCTGGCAAGCGTTGTCAGGAGAGGATGATCATGCGGGCGATTGA
- a CDS encoding paraquat-inducible protein A has product MRAIDAGILICTECHELNKQEPDTDEQTCTRCGALIHARRPNSLTRTWALLITAAILYIPANLLPIMTINSLGQGDPSTIMAGVIQLVQHGMFPIAAVVFIASILVPTFKLVGIGLLLFSVQRHQPLSAQQRIVMYRFIEFIGRWSMLDIFVIAILVAVVNFGRLASVEANLGAAAFASVVILTMLAAVTFDPRLIWDNTESDDDHE; this is encoded by the coding sequence ATGCGGGCGATTGATGCGGGCATTCTGATTTGTACCGAATGCCATGAATTAAACAAGCAAGAACCGGATACCGACGAGCAAACCTGTACCCGTTGTGGTGCGCTGATCCATGCCCGCCGTCCCAACAGCCTCACCCGCACCTGGGCGTTGCTGATCACGGCAGCTATTCTGTATATCCCCGCTAACCTGTTGCCTATCATGACCATCAACTCCCTCGGGCAGGGTGATCCCAGTACGATCATGGCCGGGGTGATCCAGCTGGTGCAGCACGGTATGTTTCCTATTGCGGCGGTCGTGTTTATTGCCAGTATCCTCGTGCCGACGTTCAAACTGGTAGGCATCGGTCTGCTACTGTTCTCGGTGCAGCGTCACCAGCCGCTATCCGCGCAACAACGCATAGTGATGTACCGCTTTATCGAATTCATTGGCCGCTGGTCCATGCTGGATATCTTCGTGATCGCCATCCTGGTGGCGGTTGTAAACTTTGGGCGACTTGCCAGTGTCGAGGCCAATCTCGGCGCTGCAGCGTTCGCCAGTGTGGTGATCTTGACGATGCTTGCCGCAGTAACTTTCGATCCCCGACTGATTTGGGATAACACGGAGTCGGACGACGACCATGAGTGA